One Desulfovibrio litoralis DSM 11393 DNA window includes the following coding sequences:
- a CDS encoding rhodanese-like domain-containing protein has protein sequence MQCSFFSVTTLAGTLDQRVFHLNERATVELLEKNIDLVIIDLRTPREFEESHIKDAININAFSKNFEEEILALVKEFGTSKPWLVYCRTGNRSLKALPDIIRLFPGTIYHIKDGIAYSSIPLESDNK, from the coding sequence GTGCAATGTTCATTTTTTTCTGTAACTACTTTGGCAGGAACTTTGGATCAAAGAGTCTTTCATTTAAACGAAAGGGCAACCGTTGAACTTTTAGAAAAAAATATTGATTTGGTTATTATCGATTTGCGTACTCCGCGAGAATTTGAGGAATCTCATATAAAAGATGCAATCAACATAAATGCGTTTTCAAAAAATTTTGAGGAAGAAATACTTGCTTTAGTAAAAGAGTTTGGAACAAGCAAACCTTGGCTTGTTTACTGTCGTACGGGAAATCGTAGTTTAAAAGCACTCCCGGATATTATAAGACTTTTCCCCGGAACTATTTATCATATTAAAGATGGAATTGCATACAGCTCTATTCCTTTGGAATCTGATAACAAATAA
- a CDS encoding putative quinol monooxygenase, with translation MILLVVKLKLQAGKKDEFFNIAKPLIEASQKEAGNIEYHLYEESNEPDTVAFIEKWKDQAALDYHEKTEHFINNINKLVALCAKPPIKNSFNMLQ, from the coding sequence ATGATTCTTTTAGTGGTAAAACTTAAATTACAAGCAGGTAAAAAAGATGAATTTTTTAATATTGCCAAGCCATTAATTGAAGCTTCTCAAAAAGAAGCCGGCAATATTGAGTATCATCTTTACGAAGAGTCTAACGAACCTGATACCGTTGCATTTATTGAAAAATGGAAGGATCAGGCAGCTCTTGATTATCATGAAAAAACCGAGCATTTTATAAATAATATCAATAAACTTGTTGCTCTTTGTGCGAAACCGCCAATAAAAAATAGTTTTAATATGTTGCAATAA